A region of Hippoglossus stenolepis isolate QCI-W04-F060 chromosome 7, HSTE1.2, whole genome shotgun sequence DNA encodes the following proteins:
- the LOC118112554 gene encoding solute carrier family 4 member 11 has translation MEAKQVLHFVPSDAPATGRSKNGYVFQEMELQDGEQEDSGPNSPVSHKGHIYDNDIQISVSDPDSPAFGLLNTTRKHVKLMNFQEEVRAHRDLDSFLAQASILLDEKAATLDEVLRRMLTHVVEDGHGSCDVDKVMNSLFTDAAGKEFNVHLLSETIQGVTATSTGIRYQQSWLCILANVRSLQRRHVCVTRLERPQNWGANCCEARFVILILAPPRTKSTKTAVELGRTFATMFSDISFRQKLLEAKTQEEFKQELVFQRQQLSVVTEKSVVEEVEDSDPRRGKPLQFRDFFKAGKGVYGDLRRRLPLYPSDFTDGLTGEDRSLLKYTTTAIFLYIAILLPAIAFGSLNDESTRGEIDVQKTIIGQSIGGIIYSLFAGSPLVIPLTTAPLAIFISVIRGICDDYDLDFDAFYACIGLWNSLFLILGGLFNVSLLMKLFKRSTEEVIALFISIAFVVDALKGTVKIFQHFYHDPTLATTNSTLVLQQITEILEKTKNQTGNMLGHLNETGSMLEHAEGHLSVFLPQSLVLCSRERPILCLLLMLGTLWLGYALYLIKRSPYLNATVREVVSDCALPTSVLICSFIGSYLFLDIQLPVFSVHDGPIFNFPHFEKLTRLNALSAVGLGFLLALLIFIDQNIVISLTHVPEHKLLKGTAFHWDLMLTGFINILMSCLGLPWMHAAFPHSSLHARQLAKVEQHIENGHVYTTIVSVKETRITSLVANILIGLSAFMLPLPLQWIPKPVLYGLFLYIAATSLDGNQMMDRMCLMLKEQTSYPPTHYIRRVPQRKVHFFTGLQMIQLIVLCAFGMYPLPYMKMVFPLLMILLVPIRTSLLPKMIDAKYLDIMDAQHM, from the exons ATGGAAGCCAAACAGGTCCTCCATTTTGTGCCATCTG ATGCTCCAGCCACTGGGAGGTCCAAGAATGGATACGTGTTCCAGGAGATGG agctgcaggatggGGAACAGGAGGATTCTGGGCCAAATTCACCTGTCAGCCATAAGGGCCACATCTATGACAATGATATCCAGATCAGCGTCTCAG ATCCTGACAGTCCAGCATTTGGACTTTTAAATACAACAAGAAAA CATGTGAAGCTAATGAACTTCCAGGAGGAAGTGCGTGCCCACAGAGACCTGGACAGCTTCCTGGCCCAGGCGAGCATCCTTTTGGACGAGAAGGCTGCGACTCTGGACGAGGTGCTGAGGCGGATGTTGACTCATGTGGTGGAGGACGGCCACGGGAGCTGTGACGTGGACAAGGTCATGAACTCGCTGTTCACCGATGCTGCCGGAAAGGAGTTTAATG TTCACCTCCTGTCAGAGACCATTCAGGGTGTGACTGCCACTTCCACTGGGATTCGATACCAGCAGTCCTGGCTTTGTATTCT CGCCAATGTGCGGAGCCTGCAGAGACGCCATGTCTGTGTCACCCGCCTGGAGAGGCCGCAGAACTGGGGAGCCAACTGCTGCGAGGCTCGCTTCGTCATCCTCATCCTGGCGCCTCCCAGAACG AAAAGCACCAAGACGGCCGTTGAGCTGGGTCGAACATTTGCCACGATGTTCTCCGACATTTCCTTCAGACAGAAGCTCCTGGAGGCAAAGACCCAGGAGGAGTTCAAACAGGAGCTGGTGTTCCAGCGGCAGCAGCTCTCTGTGGTCACGGAGAAGTCGGtcgtggaggaggtggaggattCAGATCCACGTAGAGGGAAACCACTTCAG TTCAGAGATTTCTTCAAAGCCGGTAAAGGTGTTTATGGCGACCTCCGCCGCAGACTCCCCCTCTACCCCTCGGACTTCACAGACG GTTTAACTGGGGAGGACCGCTCTCTGCTGAAATACACCACCACTGCTATTTTTCTGTACATTGCCATCCTGCTGCCTGCCATTGCCTTTGGCTCACTGAATGATGAAAGCACAAGAGGAGAGATAG ATGTTCAGAAGACCATCATCGGACAGAGCATCGGAGGAATCATCTATTCTTTGTTTGCCGGCTCGCCGCTCGTCATCCCACTGACCACTGCACCACTGGCCATTTTCATAAGTG TCATCAGGGGTATCTGTGACGACTACGACCTCGACTTTGATGCCTTCTACGCCTGCATCGGTTTGTGGAACAGTTTGTTCCTCATCCTCGGAGGCTTGTTCAATGTCAGCCTGCTGATGAAGCTCTTCAAACG CTCAACAGAAGAAGTCATCGCATTGTTCATCTCCATAGCGTTTGTCGTGGATGCGTTGAAGGGAACCGTCAAAA TTTTTCAGCACTTCTACCACGACCCCACACTGGCGACCACAAACAGCACGCTGGTGCTTCAGCAGATCACTGAGATCCTAGAGAAGACAAAGAACCAGACGGGAAACATGCTGGGACATCTCAACGAGACCGGTTCGATGTTGGAACATGCTGAAGGACACTTGTCGGTCTTCCTGCCCCAGTCTTTGGTTTTATGCTCCAGAGAAAGGCCcatcctctgcctgctgctcatGTTGGGGACCCTGTGGCTCGGTTACGCCCTCTATCTCATCAAGAGGAG CCCATATCTGAACGCCACAGTCAGAGAGGTGGTGTCTGACTGTGCTCTGCCGACCTCCGTCTTGATCTGCTCCTTCATCGGCTCCTACCTCTTCCTCGACATCCAGC TCCCTGTGTTCAGCGTCCATGACGGCCCCATCTTCAACTTCCCTCACTTTGAAAAGCTGACAAGGTTGAACGCACTGAGCGCGGTCGGGCTGGGCTTCCTCCTCGCGCTGCTCATCTTTATCGACCAGAACATCGTCATCTCGCTCACACATGTACCAGAGCACAA GTTGCTAAAAGGCACGGCTTTCCACTGGGACCTAATGCTGACTGGCTTCATCAACATCCTCATGTCCTGCCTGGGGTTGCCATGGATGCACGCTGCCTTCCCACATTCCTCCCTACACGCCCGTCAGCTGGCCAAAGTGGAACAGCACATAGAGAACGGACACGTCTACACGAC TATCGTCAGCGTGAAAGAAACGCGGATTACGTCTCTCGTCGCCAACATCCTGATCGGCCTGTCTGCCTTCATGCTGCCCCTCCCTCTGCAGTGGATCCCCAAGCCCGTCCTCTACGGCCTCTTCCTCTACATCGCCGCCACGTCACTGGACGGGAACCAGATGATGGACCGCATGTGCCTGATGCTTAAAGAACAG ACGTCGTATCCTCCCACCCACTACATCCGCCGGGTTCCCCAGAGGAAGGTCCACTTCTTCACGGGGCTGCAGATGATCCAGCTCATCGTCCTGTGTGCGTTTGGGATGTATCCTCTGCCCTACATGAAGATGGTGTTCCCCCTCCTCATGATCCTGCTCGTCCCCATCAG GACCAGTCTGCTTCCCAAAATGATCGACGCCAAGTACCTGGACATCATGGACGCCCAGCACATGTAG